From the genome of Gemmatimonas phototrophica, one region includes:
- a CDS encoding GntR family transcriptional regulator, whose amino-acid sequence MLPFPVTLTPGESPYRQVVYAATKAVVAGIMPPGAPFPSVRELSQALRINPNTAHKVVAELVRNGLLEVLPGVGTVVARSSHASAADRAALLSTQVEQLVVEALRLGVDEPTVRQAIAARWRELSGADPMNPSSTDAHE is encoded by the coding sequence ATGCTTCCCTTCCCGGTCACCCTGACCCCCGGCGAGTCCCCATATCGCCAGGTCGTCTACGCCGCCACCAAGGCGGTGGTGGCTGGCATCATGCCGCCGGGGGCGCCGTTTCCGTCGGTCCGGGAGCTCAGTCAGGCGCTGCGCATCAACCCCAACACGGCGCACAAGGTGGTGGCGGAGCTGGTGCGCAACGGCCTGCTGGAAGTGCTCCCAGGAGTCGGCACGGTAGTCGCCCGCAGCAGCCACGCCTCGGCGGCCGACCGTGCCGCGCTGCTGTCCACGCAGGTGGAGCAGCTGGTTGTGGAAGCGCTGCGGCTGGGGGTGGATGAACCCACCGTGCGTCAGGCCATTGCGGCACGGTGGCGTGAGCTCTCTGGAGCAGACCCAATGAACCCCTCATCAACTGACGCACATGAATAG
- a CDS encoding ABC transporter ATP-binding protein, producing the protein MNSRHSSAVAISAARLTHKYGRTRVLHDLDLDVPQGATCALLGANGAGKTTLLRLLAGIEEVQDGRVALFGTDVDDLTLRQRQQMAYVAEGQDLPGWMTVAQLESYCAPLYPAWDAALAARLRERFSLSEKQRVSRLSRGQRMQASLMCALAARPHVLLMDEPFTGLDVAVKEELVGGLLEASADAECTTLVCTHDIGEIESFVDHVAFLREQRIAVAGSMEAMQARWQRVDATIPADVTTDHWPPAWTQVERAGRRLTAVVDRSAPVQESETFLLSCTDVQWRARSLRELYLAFGATNGPRASRRETAS; encoded by the coding sequence ATGAATAGCCGCCATTCCAGCGCGGTCGCCATTTCCGCCGCGCGCCTCACGCACAAATACGGCCGCACGCGGGTGTTGCATGACCTCGATCTCGATGTGCCCCAAGGCGCCACCTGCGCACTCCTTGGTGCCAATGGTGCCGGGAAGACCACGCTGCTCCGCCTGCTCGCCGGAATAGAGGAGGTACAAGACGGGCGTGTCGCGCTCTTTGGTACCGATGTTGACGACCTTACGCTGCGGCAGCGGCAGCAGATGGCGTATGTAGCTGAGGGGCAGGACTTGCCGGGGTGGATGACGGTGGCACAACTGGAATCGTATTGTGCGCCGCTCTATCCGGCGTGGGATGCAGCGTTGGCCGCGCGTCTCAGGGAGCGCTTCAGCTTGAGTGAGAAACAGCGCGTGTCACGCCTGTCCCGTGGGCAACGCATGCAGGCATCGCTGATGTGTGCTTTGGCGGCGCGGCCGCACGTGCTCCTCATGGATGAACCTTTCACCGGCCTTGATGTGGCCGTGAAGGAAGAACTGGTGGGTGGACTGCTGGAGGCGTCTGCCGACGCGGAGTGCACGACACTGGTGTGTACGCACGACATTGGCGAGATCGAATCATTCGTTGATCACGTGGCCTTTCTGCGTGAGCAGCGCATTGCGGTCGCGGGTTCAATGGAAGCCATGCAGGCGCGGTGGCAACGGGTAGACGCCACAATTCCTGCCGATGTGACAACGGATCACTGGCCGCCCGCGTGGACCCAGGTGGAGCGGGCCGGCCGCCGTTTGACGGCGGTGGTAGATCGAAGTGCCCCCGTTCAAGAGTCCGAGACGTTTCTATTGTCCTGCACTGACGTGCAGTGGCGTGCGCGGTCGCTGCGTGAACTCTATCTGGCCTTTGGCGCGACCAATGGCCCACGGGCATCGCGCCGGGAGACGGCGTCATGA
- a CDS encoding PadR family transcriptional regulator, whose translation MTLALRGPFEATLLATVAALGDGASGLDVRRVIAERTGRSYAVGGIYTGLQRLETKGFVVARTDEPRAIRGGRTRRLFSITAIGVRALDDFRHRATLSWSLPSSLTPDPA comes from the coding sequence ATGACTTTGGCCCTTCGTGGACCCTTCGAAGCCACCCTGCTCGCCACCGTGGCCGCTCTCGGCGACGGTGCCTCCGGCCTGGACGTACGACGCGTCATAGCTGAGCGCACCGGACGCAGCTACGCGGTGGGTGGCATCTATACCGGCCTCCAGCGACTCGAAACCAAGGGGTTTGTGGTGGCGCGCACTGACGAACCGCGAGCCATCCGCGGCGGCCGCACCCGCCGGCTCTTCTCCATCACCGCCATTGGCGTGCGGGCGCTCGATGACTTCCGTCACCGGGCGACGCTCTCCTGGTCGCTCCCTTCGTCCCTGACACCGGATCCCGCCTGA
- a CDS encoding SLBB domain-containing protein — translation MLLARVRMALAAGLLTGAAAGPAPLVAQGLPANLPTPTQAQDLLQKRPELVVQLRQRIQSSGLTRDQLTARLRAAGYPDSLLEQIMGPGPAGALATNPDSLIGAVRALGLMDETDAATLRRQVISATGEAGAGKSPTAPTVDDGSTLFGYALFAQATTLFDPNMGGPVDASYRLGAGDQLVLILSGDVEAAYTLDVTREGFVVVPVVGTVPVASLTLGQLEALLRTRLARVYSGVGSTTRFTVSVARLRSNQVFVAGDVQQPGSYRISSAGTALTALYAAGGPAERGSLRQVEIRRRGAPVQRFDVYDYLVRGDASGDVRLEQGDVIFVPPHGPRVRVSGGVLRPATYELRAGESLKDLIQAAGGFSEDASSRRLRIQRIVPQAQRTAEGSDRLVLDVQLPAGVASAAAVPLESGDIVEIPRVATRVRQRIVVSGNVWQPGAQGITAGTTLTEALQRAGGLKPDSYLGRVLISRLRPDSTREQVAAMLRAADGSTAEPVLLREDDEITVFAVTDFRAERHVSLTGAVRKPGRYAYREGMTMRDLVLQAGGLLPSAQIVEAEIARLPEQREEGRLARTFRAPLDSSYLVDTPRAIRPGTDVVLQPYDNVLILRQPDWQLLWSVTLSGEVRFPGVYALTSKGERLSDLIARAGGLTTAAYPAGILFERGANHDRVGVDLPSVLKDPRDRDNLLMQDGDSVDIPRYNALVTVTGAVNSPVAVPYEPGASLAHYIRAAGGPTRLADTKRAYVQQANGKVTARDRHFMVFQHTPAPTPGSRVVVPARDPSEKRDVAQLMGTVAQVLGSLVTVVVVLSRTN, via the coding sequence ATGTTACTTGCACGAGTGCGTATGGCGCTCGCGGCAGGACTGCTGACCGGCGCCGCTGCTGGTCCTGCACCACTTGTGGCGCAGGGTCTGCCCGCGAATCTCCCGACGCCAACCCAAGCCCAGGATCTGCTGCAGAAGCGCCCCGAATTGGTGGTGCAACTGCGGCAGCGCATTCAGTCCTCAGGACTGACACGCGACCAACTCACGGCCCGTCTGCGCGCCGCCGGGTACCCCGATTCGCTGCTTGAGCAGATCATGGGCCCGGGACCAGCTGGTGCACTGGCTACCAACCCGGATTCGCTGATTGGAGCGGTACGGGCATTGGGGCTGATGGACGAAACCGATGCGGCTACGCTGCGACGACAGGTAATCAGCGCCACTGGAGAGGCTGGCGCCGGGAAAAGCCCGACGGCTCCTACTGTGGACGACGGCAGCACCTTGTTTGGATACGCGCTGTTCGCCCAGGCGACCACGCTCTTTGATCCCAACATGGGCGGTCCGGTGGATGCGTCCTACCGGCTCGGGGCAGGCGATCAGCTGGTGCTGATCCTCAGTGGAGATGTTGAGGCGGCATATACGCTGGATGTGACTCGCGAGGGCTTTGTGGTGGTGCCGGTGGTTGGCACGGTACCGGTGGCCTCGCTGACGTTGGGACAATTGGAAGCGCTGTTGCGCACGCGACTGGCACGGGTGTATTCGGGTGTTGGTAGCACGACGCGATTCACGGTGAGTGTTGCGAGACTGCGCAGCAACCAGGTGTTTGTCGCGGGCGATGTACAGCAGCCCGGTAGCTATCGCATCTCCAGCGCCGGGACGGCGCTGACGGCCTTGTATGCGGCAGGAGGACCCGCGGAGCGCGGCTCCCTGCGTCAAGTCGAAATTCGGCGCCGCGGTGCCCCGGTCCAGCGGTTCGATGTGTACGACTATCTCGTGCGCGGCGACGCGTCGGGTGACGTACGGCTGGAGCAGGGCGATGTGATTTTTGTGCCACCGCACGGGCCGCGGGTCCGCGTGTCCGGCGGCGTGCTGCGTCCGGCAACCTATGAATTGCGCGCTGGTGAGTCCCTCAAGGATCTCATTCAGGCGGCCGGCGGGTTCTCCGAAGATGCCTCATCGCGACGGCTGCGCATTCAACGCATTGTGCCGCAGGCGCAGCGTACGGCCGAAGGCAGTGATCGTCTGGTGCTGGATGTGCAATTACCGGCTGGCGTGGCATCCGCCGCCGCCGTGCCGTTGGAGTCTGGCGACATCGTTGAGATTCCGCGGGTGGCGACACGGGTGCGGCAGCGCATTGTGGTAAGTGGCAACGTCTGGCAGCCCGGAGCCCAGGGTATCACGGCCGGCACGACGCTCACCGAGGCCTTGCAGCGCGCCGGTGGGCTGAAGCCCGACAGTTATCTCGGTCGCGTGCTCATCTCCCGCCTCCGGCCGGATTCCACGCGAGAGCAGGTGGCTGCAATGCTGCGCGCCGCCGACGGCTCGACGGCGGAACCGGTGCTGCTGCGTGAGGATGACGAGATCACCGTGTTTGCCGTGACTGACTTCCGCGCCGAACGCCACGTGTCGCTGACGGGTGCGGTACGCAAGCCAGGGCGGTACGCATATCGCGAAGGCATGACGATGCGTGACCTCGTGCTGCAGGCCGGTGGGCTGCTCCCCAGCGCTCAGATCGTCGAGGCCGAAATTGCCCGGTTGCCGGAACAGCGGGAAGAAGGTCGCCTGGCCCGCACCTTTCGCGCTCCACTGGACTCCTCGTATCTCGTGGACACGCCACGCGCTATCCGCCCGGGTACTGACGTGGTGCTGCAGCCGTACGATAATGTGCTCATCTTGCGCCAGCCGGATTGGCAGCTGTTGTGGTCGGTCACGCTTTCAGGCGAAGTGAGGTTTCCTGGCGTCTACGCCCTCACCAGCAAGGGGGAGCGACTGAGTGATCTCATTGCGCGCGCCGGTGGTCTCACCACGGCCGCCTATCCGGCGGGCATCCTCTTTGAGCGCGGTGCAAACCATGACCGTGTTGGTGTGGACCTGCCGAGTGTGTTGAAGGACCCGCGAGACCGGGACAACCTGCTTATGCAGGATGGCGACTCGGTGGATATCCCGCGGTACAATGCCCTGGTTACAGTGACCGGGGCCGTGAACAGCCCCGTGGCGGTGCCCTATGAACCAGGCGCATCACTGGCCCACTACATCAGGGCCGCCGGAGGGCCAACCCGGCTGGCGGATACCAAGCGCGCCTATGTGCAGCAGGCCAACGGCAAGGTGACGGCACGCGATCGGCATTTCATGGTCTTCCAGCATACGCCTGCTCCGACCCCGGGAAGTCGTGTCGTGGTGCCCGCGCGCGACCCATCCGAGAAGCGGGACGTGGCTCAGCTCATGGGGACCGTAGCGCAGGTGCTCGGGAGTCTGGTCACCGTTGTCGTAGTGCTCAGTCGCACGAATTAG
- a CDS encoding ATP cone domain-containing protein, translated as MTTSVAPRSSEVRPTFGSYDNSGVRTVTEVIKRDGRRAPWDPERITRAIALAFWASRHDDAPNPHHSDAAHRFGLGFTEFADVCEITQLVVNTVERKAQERTPTVEEVQDIVEMMIAARGHWDVAKRYVIYRAQRAQVRLHAHGESGLQDYIFLSRYSRYRDDLGRRETPSEAFTRVMDMHRAHFADKLDLPVAGFGGRTLSALIDETESALQRKAILPSMRSLQFGGQAIEANNARMFNCAFTHMNRVDAFKESFFLLMSGTGVGFSVQKHHVAQLPHFPVRGAENELEVIHYNVGDTLEGWADALDALVHSYLDNKKIEFNYSGIRRRGAPLRTSGGRAPGHIPLKKALTAVERMLDNVSGRALRPIEVYDILMHVAVAVLSGGIRRSATICLFSADDDEMAAAKTGNWFETNPQRGKSNNSAVLVRNVHTETEFQKLFELQKEFGEPGFYFVDDVEYGANPCVEIGLAPFAVVDEAAQAKLAEYGRPDVPLGSTVSGWQMCNLTTINANACEDEAGFLACCRAAALLGTLQAAYTNISYLGAATRFINERESLLGVSICGILDRPSLLLNPQTLERGAKECLDTNAAVAEHLGIPAAARITCVKPEGTASLVLGAGSGIHPHHARHYFRRVQAARTEPLYQWFKLNNPHMTEASAWDPDTTDVITFPVTAPSDAILRKDVGAVQFLEYVRLVQQHWVVAGRRHESYNPGLHHNVSNTVTVRDDEWDAVQQFIFENRGYFTGISLLRETGDKVYTQAPREEVTTEMDMAKWNALVYNTVDYTALWEGTDMTTLADTVACAGGACEII; from the coding sequence ATGACCACGTCCGTCGCCCCACGCAGCAGCGAAGTCCGCCCGACGTTCGGCAGTTACGACAACAGCGGTGTCCGCACCGTGACCGAAGTCATCAAGCGCGACGGCCGCCGGGCGCCGTGGGACCCGGAACGCATCACGCGCGCCATCGCCCTCGCCTTCTGGGCCTCGCGTCATGACGACGCCCCCAACCCGCACCACAGCGACGCCGCCCACCGCTTCGGGCTCGGCTTCACCGAGTTCGCCGACGTCTGCGAAATCACGCAGCTCGTCGTCAACACGGTCGAACGCAAGGCGCAGGAACGCACGCCCACGGTCGAGGAAGTCCAGGACATCGTCGAAATGATGATTGCCGCGCGCGGCCACTGGGATGTGGCCAAGCGCTACGTCATCTACCGCGCCCAGCGCGCCCAGGTGCGCCTCCACGCCCACGGGGAAAGCGGCCTGCAGGACTACATCTTCCTCTCGCGCTACTCGCGTTACCGGGATGACCTCGGCCGCCGCGAAACGCCGTCCGAAGCGTTCACGCGCGTCATGGACATGCACCGCGCGCACTTCGCCGACAAGCTCGACCTGCCGGTGGCCGGCTTTGGCGGACGTACGCTCAGCGCCCTCATCGACGAGACGGAATCGGCGCTGCAGCGCAAGGCCATTCTCCCCTCCATGCGCTCGCTGCAGTTTGGCGGCCAGGCCATTGAGGCGAACAACGCCCGCATGTTCAACTGCGCCTTCACGCACATGAACCGCGTGGACGCGTTCAAGGAATCGTTCTTCCTGCTCATGTCGGGCACCGGCGTGGGCTTCTCGGTCCAGAAGCATCACGTCGCGCAGCTGCCGCACTTCCCGGTGCGTGGCGCCGAGAACGAGCTCGAAGTCATTCACTACAACGTGGGTGACACGCTCGAAGGGTGGGCGGATGCGCTCGACGCGCTCGTGCACAGCTACCTCGACAACAAGAAGATCGAGTTCAACTACTCCGGCATCCGTCGTCGTGGCGCGCCGCTCCGCACGTCAGGTGGCCGGGCTCCGGGACACATCCCGCTCAAGAAAGCGCTTACCGCCGTTGAGCGTATGCTCGACAACGTGTCAGGGCGCGCGCTGCGTCCCATCGAAGTGTATGACATCCTCATGCACGTGGCCGTCGCAGTGCTCTCGGGCGGCATCCGTCGCTCGGCCACCATTTGCCTCTTCTCCGCCGACGACGACGAAATGGCGGCGGCCAAGACGGGCAACTGGTTCGAAACCAACCCGCAGCGCGGCAAGTCCAACAACTCGGCCGTGCTCGTGCGCAACGTGCACACCGAAACCGAGTTCCAGAAGCTGTTCGAGCTGCAGAAGGAATTCGGTGAGCCCGGCTTCTACTTCGTGGACGACGTGGAGTACGGCGCCAACCCGTGCGTGGAAATCGGCCTCGCGCCGTTCGCGGTGGTAGACGAGGCGGCGCAGGCCAAGCTGGCCGAGTATGGCCGCCCGGACGTGCCGCTGGGAAGCACCGTGAGCGGCTGGCAGATGTGCAACCTCACCACCATCAACGCCAACGCCTGCGAAGACGAGGCGGGCTTCCTGGCCTGCTGCCGCGCGGCAGCGTTGCTGGGCACGTTGCAGGCGGCCTACACGAACATTTCGTACCTCGGCGCCGCCACGCGCTTCATCAACGAGCGTGAGTCGCTGCTGGGCGTGAGCATCTGCGGCATTCTCGATCGTCCCTCGCTGCTGCTCAACCCGCAGACGCTCGAGCGGGGCGCCAAGGAGTGCCTCGATACCAACGCCGCGGTCGCGGAGCACCTGGGCATCCCGGCGGCGGCGCGCATTACCTGCGTGAAGCCGGAAGGCACTGCCAGCCTCGTGCTCGGCGCCGGGTCGGGCATTCACCCGCACCATGCGCGTCACTACTTCCGTCGTGTGCAGGCCGCACGCACGGAGCCGTTGTACCAGTGGTTCAAGCTCAACAACCCGCACATGACCGAGGCGTCGGCGTGGGATCCCGATACCACCGACGTGATCACCTTCCCGGTAACCGCGCCGTCGGACGCGATTCTCCGCAAGGATGTGGGTGCGGTGCAGTTCCTCGAGTACGTGCGGCTCGTGCAGCAGCATTGGGTAGTGGCCGGCCGTCGTCATGAGAGCTATAACCCCGGCCTGCACCACAACGTCTCCAACACCGTCACCGTGCGCGACGACGAGTGGGACGCGGTGCAGCAGTTCATCTTCGAGAACCGTGGCTACTTCACGGGCATCTCGCTGCTGCGGGAAACGGGTGACAAGGTGTACACGCAAGCGCCGCGCGAAGAAGTGACGACCGAGATGGACATGGCCAAGTGGAACGCGCTGGTCTACAACACGGTCGACTACACCGCGCTGTGGGAAGGCACCGACATGACCACGCTGGCCGACACGGTGGCCTGTGCCGGTGGGGCGTGCGAGATCATCTGA
- a CDS encoding DUF4412 domain-containing protein, which translates to MNASHSRARSMRALVGAATLAGGSILLMAAKPVTPPKASTPRATGVTFKYRITSATNDKKGTLANVSMQDGNIRMDYVEGTTPMGQKNGYVIVQGETGKFIIVNPKDKQAMVMTADAFGSGMGALMNNPLLKMTVSNTSFRFKDMGTGEPILGYKTRKVRTYYSSTMELKAMMMPDQKVVSNDSSDQWIATGIDLGSPKSMETWAKSFASGVKSTNPELAAEMKKYTAEYGRTGMALKTISWSTQTDKKGKVTADTLTMEVTELKKGDLDVALFEVPKGYEVVDLSQMMAGIGEKMDSLNAAEGGKKEEKKPSAKDAIKSGLGGFLKKKPPV; encoded by the coding sequence ATGAACGCTTCGCACTCCCGCGCGCGATCCATGCGCGCTCTGGTTGGCGCTGCTACGCTGGCCGGCGGTTCCATACTGCTCATGGCCGCCAAGCCGGTCACGCCGCCCAAAGCCTCTACGCCACGCGCCACCGGCGTGACGTTCAAGTACCGCATCACCTCGGCCACCAACGACAAGAAGGGCACGCTGGCCAACGTGAGCATGCAGGATGGCAACATCCGCATGGACTACGTGGAAGGCACCACCCCCATGGGCCAGAAGAACGGCTACGTCATTGTGCAGGGGGAGACGGGGAAATTCATCATTGTGAATCCCAAGGACAAACAGGCCATGGTCATGACGGCCGATGCCTTTGGCAGCGGTATGGGTGCGCTCATGAACAACCCGCTGCTCAAGATGACGGTGAGTAACACCTCGTTCCGCTTCAAGGACATGGGCACTGGTGAACCCATCCTTGGCTACAAGACCCGGAAGGTGCGCACGTACTACTCCAGCACCATGGAACTCAAAGCCATGATGATGCCGGATCAGAAGGTCGTGTCGAATGATTCGAGCGACCAGTGGATTGCCACCGGCATCGATCTGGGCAGCCCCAAGAGCATGGAAACGTGGGCCAAGTCGTTTGCGTCCGGCGTGAAGAGCACCAACCCGGAGCTTGCCGCCGAGATGAAGAAGTACACCGCCGAATACGGCCGTACGGGCATGGCGCTCAAGACCATTAGCTGGTCTACCCAGACAGACAAGAAAGGAAAGGTCACGGCCGACACGCTCACCATGGAAGTGACGGAACTCAAGAAAGGCGACCTCGATGTCGCACTGTTTGAGGTGCCGAAGGGCTACGAAGTGGTGGATCTCAGCCAGATGATGGCCGGCATCGGCGAAAAGATGGACAGCCTCAATGCGGCGGAAGGTGGCAAGAAGGAGGAGAAGAAGCCGAGCGCGAAGGACGCCATCAAGTCCGGGCTGGGCGGCTTCCTCAAGAAGAAGCCGCCCGTTTGA
- a CDS encoding S9 family peptidase: MHSSIRRHAVRPLGLSLAACLAAAPALFAQSAAPAPRPITAADISAWKSLRGATLSADGAWFGYIQAPNEGDAEVIIRQTSAAGTVRRYPIGEPPAAAGGPGGGAAPGLQLSTDGKWAAILVYPKAAEQKRLRLARRPIQSKALVVNLATGEQREFERIRRIGFGGDAPKFLAMHAYGPDAPAGGGAGGAGGPAPGAPGMGGNPQGGGAGRVDGTDLLLHELGTAAVFNIGNVADFAFDDKGRWLAYTIDAREQVGNGVQLRDLSTGVVKSLDAGKALFRRLAWSDTAASLAYLKGTADSAGTDTTWTAAGISRVGAPTQRAVSVGAGTAVALPNGMEVSPDRTPRWLEAQDALLIGLRVAAAPLPKSEQLEDDDRPTLILWHHKDARLQSMQLVQEQADKGFSFMATYLPASQKVVQLTDATVRTATIGARDDMLLGSDNSAYERQTSVDGIQRRDVYLINARTGEKTLVKKEARSQAQLSPDSRTVLFWDDGHWQAYDVATKATTNITKSAPVSFVDTEDDHNVDRPPTQVVGFSKDGRSVLLQDNYDVWRVSLAGTSHANLTVDGRAKRIRYSRRIVTDARERGIDLTKPIYMVAMQHLTKKEAFVRLDPAKAGAVVLSGWRDARLAPLKARDADVWVGSIQTAARFPDWWRVSFANGTLADSVRLTDANPNMNGVAWSPGSRLVSYVTEKGDSLQGALYLPAGYQEGKSYPTLTFIYELQSDNLNSFYSPTYSSSPNALIGVHTSRGYAVFLPDIVYKLNDPGMSAVWSVVPAVKAAIKTGVVDSARVGLHGHSWGGYQTSFLVTQTNIFKSAVAGAPLTDMVSMYSSVYWNTGGANQGIFQSSQGRFKGNFIENKDAYERNSPNRFADKVKTPLIIMHDDKDGAVDFNQGITYYNTLRQLNKDVILLEYVGENHGLSQLRNRRDYSQRLMEYWDAYLKEQPAPEWLKNGIPRLKMDEHLREQKKKLEGKKIAM; encoded by the coding sequence ATGCATTCGTCCATCCGGCGCCACGCTGTGCGCCCTCTAGGGCTGTCTCTAGCCGCCTGCCTCGCGGCTGCCCCGGCGCTGTTCGCACAGTCGGCAGCGCCTGCCCCCCGCCCCATCACTGCCGCCGATATCTCGGCCTGGAAATCGCTGCGTGGTGCGACGCTTTCCGCCGACGGGGCCTGGTTTGGCTACATCCAGGCGCCCAACGAAGGCGACGCCGAGGTGATCATTCGGCAAACGTCGGCCGCCGGTACGGTACGGCGCTATCCCATTGGTGAACCGCCCGCGGCAGCCGGTGGGCCGGGCGGCGGCGCGGCCCCGGGGCTGCAGCTCTCTACAGATGGGAAGTGGGCAGCGATCCTGGTCTACCCCAAGGCCGCCGAACAAAAGCGATTGCGACTGGCGCGTCGCCCCATTCAGAGCAAGGCGCTGGTGGTGAATCTCGCCACGGGTGAGCAGCGCGAGTTTGAGCGCATCCGGCGCATTGGCTTTGGTGGCGATGCACCAAAGTTTCTCGCGATGCATGCGTATGGCCCCGATGCCCCGGCCGGTGGCGGTGCTGGTGGGGCCGGTGGCCCGGCGCCGGGAGCGCCGGGCATGGGCGGCAACCCGCAGGGGGGAGGCGCCGGCCGAGTTGACGGCACCGACCTGCTGCTGCACGAGTTGGGGACCGCTGCCGTGTTCAACATCGGCAACGTGGCCGACTTTGCGTTTGATGACAAAGGCCGCTGGCTGGCCTATACCATTGATGCCCGCGAGCAGGTGGGCAACGGCGTGCAGCTGCGCGACCTTTCCACCGGTGTGGTGAAGAGTCTCGATGCCGGCAAGGCGCTCTTTCGTCGTCTTGCGTGGAGCGACACCGCGGCGAGTCTCGCCTACCTCAAGGGCACGGCCGACAGCGCTGGCACCGATACCACGTGGACCGCAGCTGGCATTTCCCGCGTCGGCGCTCCCACGCAGCGCGCGGTGAGCGTTGGCGCCGGCACCGCGGTGGCGCTGCCCAACGGTATGGAAGTGAGCCCCGACCGCACGCCGCGCTGGCTCGAGGCGCAGGATGCGCTGCTCATTGGGTTGCGTGTTGCTGCCGCACCGCTCCCCAAGAGTGAACAGCTCGAAGACGACGACCGTCCCACGCTCATTCTGTGGCACCACAAGGACGCGCGCCTGCAGTCCATGCAGCTCGTGCAGGAGCAGGCCGACAAGGGCTTCTCCTTCATGGCCACGTATCTCCCGGCGTCGCAGAAGGTCGTGCAGCTCACCGACGCCACCGTCCGCACCGCCACCATTGGCGCGCGCGACGACATGCTGCTCGGCTCCGACAATAGCGCGTACGAGCGACAGACCAGCGTGGACGGCATTCAGCGCCGCGATGTCTATCTCATCAACGCGCGTACCGGAGAGAAGACGCTCGTCAAGAAAGAGGCGCGCAGTCAGGCGCAGCTTTCACCAGACAGCCGCACGGTACTGTTCTGGGATGATGGCCATTGGCAGGCGTACGATGTGGCCACCAAGGCCACGACCAACATCACCAAGAGTGCGCCGGTGTCGTTTGTCGATACGGAAGACGATCACAACGTTGACCGCCCGCCCACCCAGGTGGTGGGCTTCAGCAAGGATGGTCGTTCGGTGCTGCTGCAGGACAACTACGATGTATGGCGCGTGAGTCTGGCCGGTACCAGCCACGCGAATCTCACGGTGGACGGCCGAGCGAAGCGCATTCGCTACAGCCGGCGCATTGTGACCGATGCCCGCGAACGCGGCATCGATCTCACGAAGCCCATCTATATGGTGGCCATGCAGCACCTCACCAAGAAGGAAGCGTTCGTGCGTCTCGACCCGGCCAAGGCCGGCGCGGTGGTGCTGAGCGGGTGGCGCGATGCGCGTCTGGCCCCGCTCAAGGCGCGAGATGCCGATGTGTGGGTGGGGAGCATTCAGACGGCGGCGCGCTTTCCCGATTGGTGGCGCGTGAGCTTCGCCAACGGCACGCTTGCCGATTCGGTGCGTCTCACGGATGCCAACCCCAACATGAACGGGGTGGCGTGGTCGCCGGGCTCGCGTCTGGTGAGCTACGTAACGGAGAAGGGGGACTCGCTGCAGGGCGCGCTGTACCTGCCGGCCGGCTACCAGGAAGGCAAGTCGTACCCCACGCTCACGTTCATCTATGAGCTGCAGTCGGACAATCTGAATTCGTTTTACTCACCCACCTATTCCAGCTCCCCCAACGCGCTCATTGGCGTGCACACGTCGCGTGGCTACGCGGTGTTTCTTCCGGATATCGTGTACAAGCTCAATGATCCGGGGATGAGTGCCGTGTGGAGCGTGGTGCCGGCGGTGAAGGCGGCGATCAAGACGGGCGTCGTGGACTCGGCGCGCGTGGGACTGCACGGCCACTCGTGGGGCGGCTATCAGACCAGCTTCCTCGTCACGCAGACGAACATCTTCAAGAGTGCCGTGGCCGGCGCACCGCTCACCGACATGGTGAGCATGTACAGCTCGGTGTACTGGAACACCGGTGGCGCCAATCAGGGAATCTTCCAGAGCTCGCAGGGGCGCTTCAAGGGCAACTTCATCGAGAACAAGGATGCCTACGAGCGCAATTCCCCCAATCGCTTTGCCGACAAAGTGAAGACGCCGCTCATCATCATGCACGATGACAAGGACGGCGCCGTGGACTTCAATCAGGGGATTACGTACTACAACACGTTGCGGCAGCTGAACAAGGACGTGATTCTGCTGGAGTATGTAGGCGAGAATCACGGCCTGTCGCAGTTGCGCAACCGCCGTGACTATTCACAGCGGCTCATGGAGTACTGGGACGCCTATCTCAAGGAACAGCCGGCGCCGGAGTGGCTCAAGAACGGTATTCCGCGTCTCAAGATGGACGAGCACCTGCGCGAGCAGAAGAAGAAGCTCGAGGGGAAGAAGATCGCGATGTAA